In the genome of Hydrogenophaga sp. PBL-H3, the window GAAGGCCGCGAGCTTGTAGCCGAAAGTGCCGTAACCCACCGCGCGCATGCGGTGCTCGTTCACGCGGATGCCGGCGAGCACGCGTCCGAAGGGCGAGAACAGCAGGCGGCGCAGGAAGGCGTAAACCAGCACCAGCAGCAACAGCGTGAAGTAATAGAAGGTGGTCTTGTTCTCGAGGTCTATGCCGGCCCAGCCGAACACCGAAGCGTCGGGACGGAAGTTCACGTACACGCCGTCCGACCCGCCAAGCGCCTTGTTGTCGAAGAACAGGAAGAACACCATCTGCGCGAACGCCATGGTGACCATGATGAAGTAGATGCCGTGGGTGCGCACCACGAAGAAGCCGATGATGAGCGCGGCCAGGCCCGCGCCCAGCGCCGAGGCGGGCAGGGCCCACCACAGGCTGATCGGTGTGTCGGCCGGCGTGAGGAACGCCAGCGCGTAGCCGGCCAGACCAAAGTAGGCCGCGTGGCCGAGCGACACCAGGCCGCTCACACCCTGCAGCAGGTCCAGGCTCATGGCGAAGATCGCCAGGATCATCATTTGAGAAAGCATCTGCAGGTAGAACTCGCCACCGGTCAAGGGAATGAGCGGAAACGCGGCGAGCGCGATGGCACCCAGCACCAGGATGGCCTGGATGCTGCGCGGCAGTTTTTCGAGTTGTGCTTTGGGGGAGCTCATTGTTTGAAGAGCCCTTCGGGCTTGTAGAGCAGCACGAGTGCCATCAGCATGTAGACCGCCATGCCCGCGATCTGGGGCACCAGCACCTTGCCGAATGTGTCCACCAGACCCACGAGCAGGGCTGCGACGAGCGCACCGCGCACCGAGCCGATGCCACCGATGACCACCACCACAAAACACATGATCAGCACCGAACTGCCCATGCCGGGGTAAACGCTCGCGATGGGCGAGGCGATCATGCCGGCAATGGCGGCCAGTGCCACGCCCAGCGCGAACACCACGCCGTGGATCAGGCGGATGTTGATGCCCAGCGACTCGGTCATCTCGCGGTTGAAGGCACCGGCGCGGATCTTCATGCCCAAGCGGGTTTTGGAGATCAACAGGTACAGGCCAAGGGCGAGTGCGATGCACACGCCCGACATCACCAGCCGGTACACCGGGTACGAGAGGTTGTCGGTCAGCGGTATCGACCAGTTCAGCACCTCGGGCACCTGCACCGCGTGCACGTCGTCACCCCAGAGGATGGAGCGCACCTCTTCAAAGATGTAGATCAGGCCGAAGGTGAGCAATACCTGGTCGAGGTGATCGCGGTGGTAGAAGTGCCGGAACAGCGACCACTCCAGCAACCAGCCCAGCGCCACGGCGATCACTGTGCCCAGCACGATGGCGAGCACCAGGCTGTCCAGCTGGCCGACCAGGAACCATGCGAGGTAGGCGCCCAGCATGTAGAAGCTGCCGTGTGCCAAGTTGACCACCCCCATGATCCCGAAGATCAGCGTGAGGCCGGCGGCCAGCATGAACAGCAACAGGCCGTATTGCAGGCTGTTGAGCAACTGGATCAGGAAGTTGGCGAAATCCATGAGTTAAGGAACAAAAGGACGAAGAAAAGCGGCGGAACATCTTTTGGACGAACTCCGCCGCTGGAGGACAACCGGGGCGCGAAAGACTCAACCCATGCGGCAACCCGTGGCGGGATCGGCCACAGCCTTCTGAGCAATGCCGATCACCTTGTTGTCCTTGTTGACCACCTGGCGCAGGTAGATGTCCTGGATCGGGTTGTGGGCCTTGCTCATGGTCCATTTCCCGCGCGGACTGTCGATAGTGGCGCCTTCCAGCGCTGCGTACAGTGCCGGTTTGTTCGACAAGTCGCCTTTGACTGCGTTGGCACCCTTGACGAGCAG includes:
- a CDS encoding branched-chain amino acid ABC transporter permease, which encodes MSSPKAQLEKLPRSIQAILVLGAIALAAFPLIPLTGGEFYLQMLSQMMILAIFAMSLDLLQGVSGLVSLGHAAYFGLAGYALAFLTPADTPISLWWALPASALGAGLAALIIGFFVVRTHGIYFIMVTMAFAQMVFFLFFDNKALGGSDGVYVNFRPDASVFGWAGIDLENKTTFYYFTLLLLVLVYAFLRRLLFSPFGRVLAGIRVNEHRMRAVGYGTFGYKLAAFTLAGALAGVAGFLWAAQTGYVNPELMGFHMSAHAIMMVILGGMGNFAGAIVGAFAFEYVMHFFKDLTKHWQLLMGTFIVLVVVFAPRGLLGLVERFSSKRGKA
- a CDS encoding branched-chain amino acid ABC transporter permease; this encodes MDFANFLIQLLNSLQYGLLLFMLAAGLTLIFGIMGVVNLAHGSFYMLGAYLAWFLVGQLDSLVLAIVLGTVIAVALGWLLEWSLFRHFYHRDHLDQVLLTFGLIYIFEEVRSILWGDDVHAVQVPEVLNWSIPLTDNLSYPVYRLVMSGVCIALALGLYLLISKTRLGMKIRAGAFNREMTESLGINIRLIHGVVFALGVALAAIAGMIASPIASVYPGMGSSVLIMCFVVVVIGGIGSVRGALVAALLVGLVDTFGKVLVPQIAGMAVYMLMALVLLYKPEGLFKQ